A region of Gracilinanus agilis isolate LMUSP501 chromosome 3, AgileGrace, whole genome shotgun sequence DNA encodes the following proteins:
- the ACAD8 gene encoding isobutyryl-CoA dehydrogenase, mitochondrial: MLRLCVGRLGAHLGSLRWGIQSPALGSVRGLVSCIDPSLGLNDEQKAFQKVAFDFASQEMAPQMAEWDQKEIFPVESMRRAAQLGFAGVYVRSDVGGSELSRLDASIIFEALATGCTSTTAYISIHNMCTWMIDFFGNEEQRHKFCPSLCSMEKFASYCLTEPGSGSDAASLLTSAKRQGDHYILNGSKAFISGAGESDIYVVMCRTGGSGPKGISCLVIEKDTPGLSFGKKEKKVGWNSHPIRAVIFEDCVVPVANRIGDEGQGFLIAMKGLNGGRINVASCSLGAAHASIILARNHLNVRKQFGKLLANNQYLQFKLADMATRLVASRLIIRNAAVALQEERAEAVVLCSMAKLFAAKECFSICNQALQMHGGYGYLKDYAVQQYVRDSRVHQILEGSDEVMRMLISRNLLQE; this comes from the exons ATGCTGAGACTCTGCGTCGGGCGTTTGGGCGCCCATCTGGGCAGCCTGCGCTGGGGGATCCAAAGTCCAGCCTTGGGAAGCGTCCGGGGACTTGTGTCCTGCATTGACC CTTCCTTGGGCCTTAATGATGAGCAGAAGGCGTTCCAGAAAGTAGCCTTTGACTTTGCCTCACAGGAGATGGCCCCCCAAATGGCAGAATGGGACCAGAAG GAGATATTTCCAGTGGAGAGCATGCGGCGGGCAGCACAGTTGGGCTTTGCTGGTGTCTATGTTCGGTCTGATGTAGGAGGGTCAGAGCTCTCCCGGCTTGATGCCTCTATCATATTTGAGGCCTTGGCTACAGGTTGCACCAGCACGACAGCCTACATCAGCATCCACAA CATGTGTACCTGGATGATTGACTTCTTTGGAAATGAAGAACAGAGGCACAAATTCTGCCCTTCACTCTGCTCTATGGAGAAGTTTGCTTCCTACTGTCTGACTGAGCCAG GAAGTGGGAGTGATGCTGCCTCTCTTTTGACCTCAGCCAAACGGCAAGGGGATCATTACATCCTTAATGGCTCCAAG GCTTTCATCAGTGGTGCTGGTGAATCAGACATCTATGTGGTCATGTGTCGCACTGGAGGATCAGGCCCTAAAGGGATTTCCTGCCTGGTTATTGAGAAGGAcaccccaggcctcagttttgggaagaaggagaagaag GTAGGATGGAATTCCCATCCAATAAGAGCTGTGATCTTTGAAGACTGTGTTGTACCTGTGGCCAACAGGATCGGAGATGAGGGACAGGGTTTCCTTATTGCCATGAAAGGATTGAACGGAGGGAGGATCAATGTTG CCTCCTGCTCCCTTGGAGCCGCTCATGCTTCAATCATCCTGGCCCGTAACCACCTCAATGTCCGTAAGCAGTTTGGAAAGCTCCTGGCCAACAACCAG TACTTGCAGTTCAAACTAGCTGACATGGCTACTCGACTGGTGGCTTCCCGACTAATCATCCGCAATGCAGCCGTGGCCTTGCAAGAGGAGCGAGCAGAGGCTGTGGTCCTCTGCTCCATGGCTAAGCTCTTTGCTGCAAAAGAGTGCTTTTCG ATATGCAACCAGGCCTTACAGATGCATGGTGGCTATGGCTACTTGAAGGATTATGCAGTTCAACAGTATGTAAGAGACTCTCGGGTCCACCAGATTTTGGAAG GTAGTGATGAAGTCATGAGGATGCTTATCTCTAGGAACTTGCTTCAGGAATAG